One Vigna unguiculata cultivar IT97K-499-35 chromosome 11, ASM411807v1, whole genome shotgun sequence DNA window includes the following coding sequences:
- the LOC114170058 gene encoding glucan endo-1,3-beta-glucosidase-like, with amino-acid sequence MFHRTNTQMSAILVLLLLGILSSITVTESIGVCYGQRGDSLPSKQEVVDLYKSNGIDKMRIYFPEPETLEALRGSDIEVIMDVARESLQFMTDQNASMDWVNTNIVPYAQDVNFRYIAVGNEIHSNDNESQYILPAMTNIHNAISSANLQGQIKVSTAIDTTLISYPYPPDNGLFNSPKYMEPIVDFLKSNGAPLLANIYPYLAYFEDPQDIPLEYALFTQRRKNSVGYQNLFDAMLDSIYAALEKKEASDVKIVVSESGWPSEGGDGASTQNAATYYANLISHAKSGIGTPKRPGGPIETYLFAMFDENNKRGYKFERHFGLFTPDKSPKYQLSFN; translated from the exons ATGTTTCATAGAACCAACACACAAATGTCTGCGATATTGGTGCTTCTTCTTCTTGGAATATTATCTTCCATTACAG TTACTGAATCAATAGGAGTTTGCTATGGACAACGTGGTGATTCTTTACCATCAAAGCAAGAAGTTGTTGATCTATACAAAAGCAATGGCATAGATAAAATGCGTATATATTTTCCAGAACCAGAAACCCTCGAAGCTCTCAGAGGTTCAGACATTGAGGTGATCATGGACGTGGCTAGGGAATCTCTTCAATTCATGACAGACCAAAACGCTTCCATGGATTGGGTGAACACAAACATCGTACCCTATGCACAAGACGTGAATTTCAGATACATAGCAGTGGGAAACGAAATTCATTCAAATGACAATGAGTCTCAATACATTTTACCTGCAATGACCAACATTCACAATGCAATTTCCTCAGCCAATTTGCAAGGTCAAATCAAAGTCTCCACAGCAATAGACACAACCCTGATTTCCTACCCCTACCCACCCGATAATGGACTTTTCAATTCACCGAAATACATGGAACCCATCGTTGATTTCTTGAAAAGCAATGGAGCCCCACTTCTTGCAAACATTTACCCTTACTTAGCTTACTTTGAAGATCCACAAGACATTCCTCTTGAATACGCTCTTTTCACCCAGCGACGCAAGAACAGTGTTGGGTACCAGAACCTGTTTGATGCAATGCTTGACTCAATATATGCTGCTCTTGAGAAAAAGGAGGCATCTGATGTGAAGATTGTTGTTTCTGAGAGTGGGTGGCCATCTGAAGGTGGAGATGGAGCTTCAACACAAAATGCAGCCACTTACTATGCAAATTTGATTAGTCATGCAAAGAGTGGGATTGGAACTCCGAAGAGACCAGGTGGGCCTATAGAGACTTACTTGTTTGCGATGTTTGATGAAAATAACAAGCGAGGTTATAAATTTGAGAGACATTTTGGTCTATTCACTCCTGATAAATCACCTAAATACCAACTTAGTTTCAATTAG
- the LOC114170120 gene encoding glucan endo-1,3-beta-glucosidase-like encodes MSITESIGVCYGQLGDSLPSKQEVVDLYKSNGIDKMRIYFPQPETLEALKGSDIEVIMDVARESLQSMTDQNAAMDWVNTNIVPYAQDVNFRYIAVGNEIRPDYNEAQYILPAMTNIHNAISSANLQDQIKVSTAIDSTLISNPYPPNDGVFNSQSYMGPIVDFLKSNGAPLLANIYPYFAYIGDQQNIPLEYALFTQQGTNSVGYQNLFDAMLDSIYAALEKVGASDVKIVVSESGWPSEGGDGASTQNAATYYANLINHAKSGSGTPKRPGGPIETYLFAMFDENNKQGAESERHFGLFTPDKSPKYQLSFN; translated from the exons ATGTCGA TTACTGAATCAATAGGAGTTTGCTATGGACAACTTGGTGATTCTTTACCATCAAAGCAAGAAGTTGTTGATCTATACAAAAGCAATGGCATAGATAAAATGCGTATATATTTTCCACAACCAGAAACCCTCGAAGCTCTCAAAGGTTCAGACATTGAGGTGATCATGGACGTGGCTAGGGAATCTCTTCAATCCATGACAGACCAAAACGCTGCCATGGATTGGGTGAACACAAACATCGTACCCTACGCACAAGACGTGAATTTCAGGTACATAGCAGTGGGAAACGAAATTCGTCCAGATTACAATGAGGCTCAATATATTTTGCCTGCAATGACCAACATTCACAATGCAATTTCCTCAGCCAATTTGCAAGATCAAATCAAAGTCTCCACAGCAATAGACTCAACCCTGATTTCCAACCCCTACCCACCCAATGATGGAGTTTTCAATTCACAGTCATACATGGGACCCATTGTTGATTTCTTGAAAAGCAATGGAGCCCCACTTCTTGCAAACATTTACCCTTACTTTGCTTACATTGGTGATCAACAAAACATTCCTCTCGAATATGCTCTTTTCACCCAGCAAGGCACGAACAGTGTTGGGTACCAGAACCTGTTTGATGCAATGCTTGACTCAATATATGCTGCTCTTGAGAAAGTGGGAGCATCTGATGTGAAGATTGTTGTTTCTGAGAGTGGGTGGCCATCTGAAGGTGGAGATGGAGCTTCAACACAAAATGCAGCCACTTACTATGCAAATTTGATTAATCATGCAAAGAGTGGGAGTGGAACTCCGAAGAGACCAGGTGGGCCTATAGAGACTTACTTGTTTGCGATGTTTGATGAAAATAACAAGCAAGGTGCGGAATCTGAGAGACATTTTGGTCTATTCACTCCTGATAAATCACCTAAATACCAACTTAGTTTCAATTAG